AACTATGTTTAAGTTGTATTACTACAatcacaactttaaaaaaatgacgaCCTGAAAATCTTGGGAAACAGAAGTGATATATTCCTTTGGTGTAGTGTTCATGACCAAATAAAACAGAATGAGCAAGCCGGGCACCATGGCATTTACCTGCAGCCCCAGGCACTCTGGAGGCTGGGCTGAGAGCACCATTTGAGCTCATGCATTCAAGACCAGACTAAATATAGTGAGTCGGTCTcaaaaacactttatttttaaatcaatccAGCAGACAAATTTTAAAAGCCACTGAGTCACTGCTGACTGTTAACCAGAACCGGCCTCTGCTGCCGAGTACAGTGTCTGCCACAGAGTGCCATGCCTGGAGCTCTGTGTCTAAAGTATGCTGTAAAGAACTGACAAAACCAATTCCAGAAAAGGAAACTGCTCAAATACACCTGCCCCAGGCTGACTAGGAAGAAAACATGGAAAATTGCCATGTTCCATTCAAAGATGCTTTTTTCTTGAGCACTGAGCACAAAGAGGAACAAATGAGTGACTTGGTCATGATAGGAAAATAGCCCTGGTTTCCTGGACATCTGCCTTGAAAGGAACAAGTCCCATCACCCCTCTGGCCAGGCCCTGGAATTGTGGGGACAAGTTCCTTCTACAGCAGGTTGCAGGATGTAACCCGAAGCACAGCCGTCTGGCAATGCCAGTGGCTAGGcctggagacagagagaagcatATCCACATATTCAAGAGGACTTGAGGTGGGCTGACCAGGACAAGCCCTGCAAAGAAGATCCACTAAATGTCCTCTGTCCGGCTAGGAGGATCCCCTTGCTGATTCTTAGCACAAGGTAGGAAGGGCCTTTCGGGAATCTGTCCCAGACACTTGGGATGGCACAGAAGCACATGGGAAATGTCTTTCAGTCTTTTAAATCACGGTTGTCTCATTCACCCTCAGTGATCTCCGTCCGGGAAGCAGCATCATTGAGTCTCTGATCCTCAAGATGTTTAGCATCCTAGGAAtgtgaaggaggaagaaaaagagagaacttTGTCCTGCGGAAGCCACTCGCCCCACACCTATGCTCCCAACGAGGCTGTTGATCTCAGGGAGAAAAGCGGAACTGCTGTGGACTTGGCCTGTCTTTTGAGTCTTCTTTCCTAAGCCAGCCATCCGGGTAGCAAGATGATGGCTTCGAACATTGGTCACAGCAAAAAGACAGGTGGATGAGGATTTCACTAGACAGTGTTGGGACAGTACTGGACAAGAGCAGGCTGAGCCAGAAAGGATTCTGAGATCACCAAGGTTTTATAAGATAGACAGATAATGAGCCCAGTGTATCCTGATGAGCTGAGTCTAATCGGTGCCTTAGACAGGCTGTTGGACCCTTACCCTTCTCACTGAAAAATAAACCTCATCACTGTCTTTCTTCAAGGCACCTTCTTTAGTGGGGCCAGCGTGTGCCTCAGCTCTTTGAAATGAGCACCTCTTGTTTACGAGGCAAAGCTGGTCAATCATGCAGATGGGAGACAAGGGGGAGTACCAGCCAGGTGTCCTCCGCGCTTGAGCTCTGAGTGCATATTTTTGAGATGTGTCCTACAGAGAGCAGATTCTACGTGtccttccctgcttctcagaggtTCTGTCTATAATGGAACTGTAGTGAAACCAGAGGACCTGGAGTGTCAGAGGCCTAAATTACCATTTGCCCTAGGCACAAATCTTGTCTGGAGCTAGGTGAATATGAGCAAATGGAGAGAAAGACAGTCAGAAAGTCTTAAGACTGTAGCTCCTGATACCATTGCAAAGACCACATGAAACCATCTTAACAGGGGGCAGGGGGCCTCCTATGGGCTGGCTTTCAGCTTGCTGCAGTGAATTCcaagtttatttatttgaggaaTCCTATGTGACCATATAACCAGAGCAGGGGAACAAAGTTCAACAAGTGGCCATGTAGTCTTGCCTTCCTATGCTGCATTTAGAAAGAATTCTCACCAGTACATCAGGCACAGAGTCATTCTGATGTAGCTGTGATGACATCATCACTAAGATATCCTGTCTGAGGAACaatcactccctccctccctcctgccttcacACCTTGACCCTGTTGGAGAACCAGGGATGGATGAAAGTGTCTTTGTTGGAATTTGTGGTTCTCTGGCTTCTAGTATATGAACGAAGGTGAACTGTTACTGATTCCTTTGAGATCTCAGCTTGCTGATTTGGGTCAAGTTCAGGTGGGACTACCCTCAGCAAATGGCACTGTGAGAAGAGAGGATGGCCCCACACCTCGGGCCTAACTTCCCCAGCTTCCCTGGCACCCCTGGAAAGACCCTAACTGGTAGCATCTTTGGGACCGTGATGAACAAACACCAGTAGTTCACATTTAGACTTGATGTGCGTGTGGAGGCAgtgggggatgtgtgtgtgtacacatgcatgaggGTGTGCATAGgtgggtcagaggtcagcctctaGCATTGTTTTTGAGTGCTGTCttgctttgagtcagggtctctgccatggaactcactgagtagactagactggctggctggcaaaCTGCAGGGGTCCACCTGCTTCTGGGATTGTTGGGATTTCAAGCCAGGCTCAGCTTTTtctatgtgggttttggggatggaactcaggtcccctgcttTCTTGGCAAACACTTTGCTGTTGGGGGCCAGGCTGATCCAAGGCTTTCTCTGAGGCCCTGATGTATGGAGAAGAAATACAGTTCCCTGTTTAAAATGAGGAATGTGCTCGGCATGGCCATTGATGGCCTGGGACCTAGGCCTTGGGGGAACTGTGacttcagatcctgagaacccAACACTTCCCTACTAAAGGgctatggttatcagtcccaaggctACCGTGTGCTCAGTCTGTGATATACTTGAGATATCCTGTGTGTAATATTGTTGAATAGCTTCCCGCTGACTTCGTCTCACTGTATTACAGTTTTCTGTCCCATTTTTTCactgaaaattatatataaaatgccGTACTTCTTAATAAAATTGCTTGGCACAAGAACTCGTGACCCCaacttttcctgtcttctttatCTTCTCCTCCCCAGGTCCTTCCTTTCTGGGACCTGTCTCTAAGAATGACTTGTTGGTCTAGGCTACCTGatcttagccatctctctattCCTAGACCTTCTGTAGAGTTTTTAACCCAATTCCTAATCAATTTAGCTAAGCTGATTTGttgtcaggaaaataaaaacgGATAGGTGTGAatggaattgaaaaaaaaaatcacctccacTTAGGTAGCAGTTACACATGGGTCCTGTGACAGGACAAGACCTGCTATTGTAAATACAGCACTGGTTTAGGATGCCTTTTCCCAAACGGAATCAGACTTTCCAGGAAGGCACTTACTTTGAGGACATCATCCAAGTGCGTGACTTCTTGGTTCAGATCCCGGAACTCTTTGTACTGCTCCTTGTGTGGGTCTAATGCCAGGAAGAGTCCATGGAAGGCATCTTCCAGGCTGCCATCGAGAAAGGACCGGCCAGCCTCAGACTCGCTACCGACAGAGCCTTCAAAGACAAGCTTCTCCGTGGCGATGGGCCCCTCGGCTGAGGTGAGCCTCTTCACTAGTTGCTTTGTGATGTTTCCTTCAAAAGTGTCCAGCTCCACAGGCTTGAGCTCAGAGGCCTCATCTGATTCCTGCAGGAGAGCCTCGGCAACACTATTCTCCAGGAACAGGCTCTCTGCCCGGGACCCTGCAGCCACACTGGACTTCCTGAGCTCTACCATATCACTCTTGGCATGGGACTTCGGCTCCTGGTCCTCCCCCAGGGAATTCCTGGAAGATGCTGAGCTGCTATCCTCGGTACCCTCATTCTGTGAGGACAGGCTGCCACGGGTGAGCTCAGCAGGGGTGATGGTGATCTCTGGATGGGCTGAGTGTGAGCTGGAGGGTGAGGTGGCTGAGCTGGAGGTGAAGACACAGTCTCCGTCCTGCAGGTCACTGAAGCTGAGGGACAGTGGCCTTTTCCCCTCTGCTGCCTTTCCACTTTCGAAGATGTCATCTGGTAGATTCGACTGTGGAGAAAGATACGACATGATACATTTGGCACGATTCATCTCCAGACAAGAGAGGACGCAATTAAGACGAAAACTCTGTAACGTTAACCACTtatttgatatgtgtgtgtatgcaggcaaaGGAAAACACACCATTAAAAACTGCTTCCATTGCTGGATCTAGGTGAAAGTTCATGGTGCTGTTCTTAGGTTTGACATTTTTCACATGCACTTTGAGGGTGAGTGGGGATGTTGCTTGTTTTTATAAATTCCAGGATCTCACAGTGCTTGGCAGCCATCATTATGAAAAGCACTacccatgtttttatttattatttttggtgtGAAGgcagtgtatgtgtgggtgtggatgtGGGTGTGTGTCTTAAAAGACTTTGCACTCCCATGTTCTTTTACTCCAGAGATATTTGTTCGGCTTCAGTTCTCAACAATTGTGTTTTGAAAAATATCTACCGATAAATTCCAAACTTTGGAAATACATTTGTTTggcttctgtagaaacaaaagagaCTACTGGGTGGGGCATCTGTCTCTCAGAAGGCAAACCCCGGGGCTCATGGAGTCTCTGGGAACAGTTCTCTGTCAAGCATGCTCTGCGTCAGGCTTTAGGAAGCTCTGAAGAGAGGTCAGAGATAACCAGCCAATGGAGCTGGGGCTGCGGCTCCCTGGGTAGAAGGTCGGCCCAgcgtgtgtgaggccctgggtttggtcctcacaCAGGAAGAGATTTCCAGAGAAGACACCTGGCTTCTGCCAGCaaagcaagttcaaagtcagcactGTCTTCCCTCAGGCTGGTGTGCCCAGACTTCTGACATCACGATATGACGTTGTCTtttacaaaattaacaaaattcgTGCCAAGAATGCCACAGCGGAgtgttaaaaattacaaaaaagaaaagtctcaTAGCATCTTAACTAAGTTTATAATTTTGTGTTGGGCTGTGTTCATAGGCAGGTTGCCTGCAGAAAAGGCTCACTAGGTATTTGAGATCAGCTTCTTAGAAATGGGTTTCTTTTCTTACATTCCaggttggatttttaaaattgattttattgtattttgtgtgtgcgtatgtatatgtgagcatgagcatgcgtgtggaggtcaggtaCTGGTCCTCATCTTctgctttgtttgagacagggtctccagctCACCACTGAGTGTGGCGGGGTAGCCGGCCTGTGAGCTCCTCCTGGTTGCCCTGCTgtcacctcccatctcactgtagaagcactgggatgacagacgtctgtgccaccataccccgctctctgtgagttctggatatccaaacccaggtcctcatgccttcATGGcaaagtgctttatccactgaatcATCACCCTGGCTCCCAAATTAGATTGAAAAGTTGTTTATTCATAAttggcatgagtgtgtgtgtcaaGGCACACGCGTGGAGGTTAAGGGACAACCtcgtggagttggttctctcgtCACCAGCGACTGACCTCGTCAGGCTTGTGTGGAgaagcacttttaaccactgagcacctCACTGGTCCTTCAGATTGGGCTTTTAAAGAACAGCTATTCCTCTCTGTATCCACCGACTCTAAACCTGCAGAGTCAAGCAACCGCAGATGGGACATATCTGGAACATGTACAAACCTTTCCTTGCCATTACTCACTACAGTCGAGTAACTATTTCCCCATCAGTTACACTGTATTCGGAGTCACATGTTAGCTCATGAGGAGATGATTTGAAGTACAAGGGGGTGCACGGGGGTCTGTCTGATCGCTATGCCACTTGATGTAAGGGGCTTGAGCCTCTCTGGATTTGGGTATCTGATGGGGTCCTAGTATCAGTTCCCTGTAGAAACTAAGGATAGCTACATGGAGTAAGTGTTAAGCTAATgtctattttaattatgtataaaatCAAGAATTTTCACAGTCATGCTTGGAATGATCCCAGTGGTCAGTGACATCATCGAGCTAACTCAAGCAGGAGAGAGGCTGTCCTCCTCGGACCCCTCAGAGGCTCCTGTGCACTTCTCCCCCCTCGCTAATCTCAGGTGCTCCCTCTGCATTCACAGTCTGCTACACCTTTATACCTCTAGTAAAGGTAAAAGGGAAGCCTGGGGAACAGAAGGGTGAAGGATCCAAGTCCTAACTGCTGGGCCTTCTCCAAAATCCCCTAAGGCTCTTCACTCAAGGCTCGTGTTCTTCAAGAAGGCCTGTACAGCCTCTCCTGAACTTCTGTGTACACACCCCTGGGCTGCATCCGCTGGCTAGAGCACAGGGCTGAGTAGCTGTGGGCAATTTGGACTTATTAAGTGTCAAATACTGAGTTGTCCTAAGTTCAGGTGCTCTGCTCATAGGGACTTATGGTTTATGAAGGACATGCACCTACCAACAGGCACCACACAGGAAGGAAATCAAAAGTGGAGTACTGTGGCCTCAGGGCTCTAGAAGTGGCAGGAGGATTTGCACACAGCCAAACTCTCCATATCTACCGTCTACTTAAGGACCTTGCAAACTACCCACACTGCTCTGAAGGAAATACACTAGCCTGTATAACTGCAAAACCATTCCCCTTGCTTCCCAAGActgctccccgccccccaaacagtttggcTCTCCTGCACTAATCACAGTTCTTGAGGCACGCAGTTATAACCCTTCTTGAAGCTTAAACTACAAACAGCTACCATCTCCTTACACCTTGCACACTGGTCTCCAGGGATCATAGTCCTCATAGACAGGGACATAGAATTCCTTCTTAGCTCTTGACTAGATTGATCTTACCTTGGTTGACAAAAGATGCATTGGGAAGTATGTCATGAGATCAAGGTCCTAGCCGGGGGGAAAAGATGGTTCTAGAACCCAGCCATGGAGACTGGTGAGGCAGAGgacaggagaaagagacagatatGAGTTCTGGAGAGAATGTGGGACACTTGAAGAACTATGGAACATCCAGAAGGGGCAGAGTGGAGAGGGAGAAATGGTCCAGACAGTGTGGTGGGCTGTGAAGAGTTGCAAATGGTTGTCCCGAGGACCTCTGTATTTTCCCAAATGCTATAGGAAGTGATCCAGTGTTTCTAATCTTGCTTAAATTATGCTGTTCACCTTCTACCAACTCTCCCACAATGGCtgatcttcattgtcaacttgagcAAATTAGAATCACTGTGGAAACATACCTTTGGGTATGACTATGGGAGTGTTTCTAGAAAGGTTTAATTGAGTCGGGAAGACTGCTCCCCCCCTCCCCGAATGTGGGCGGCAGCATTCCATGGGACAGGGTTTCAGACTGAATAAAAGGAGACAGTGAGTTGAGCACCAATGTTCATCTCTTTCTTGATGGCTAACAAAATTTGGTCAGCTAGATCATATGCCTGCCACCGTACCTTCTCCACCATGTGCCCCTTAAACTGTGggtccaaataaactcttcctgccTTAAGCTGCTTCTCATTAGGTATTTTGTCATGAATGGTTAGGTAACTTCAACATTCCTGTAGCCCTCCAAGGCATATCACATAGCCATGAATATGTACAAGTGTATCAGCCTAGTGGCTTTTGGTATTACTTTTTTACATTTGCCATATGGTCTTCCTATTTTCCTCTGAAACTCTATGAGCATTTATGTTGTTCTTAATTTTCATCTTTCAATGAAAGAGATATAattattgctgttattattattagccAGAAGTCCTTTAATCTCCTTTCAGGATAATTAAAGGTGACATTTATTCTTCAGACAAAGAGCAAAACATTtctcatatgtatgtgtacctgtcCATGTattctcttaaaaaataatatgtaatTCATGAAAATAGGTTACCTATTATGTTTCTATGAATTCCAGGGTTTCTTTTACTAGGATAGAATGAACAAATACTGCAACAACTGAAGACAGATAGCTAAACAGAAGTAGCTATGACGAAGTTGGCTTAAACCCTCCTGAGTCCTTGAGTGCCGGCTTTTGGAAGTCTGAATCTTGTGGTAAACCAGTTACCTCTGGAAATAACGATTTGTCCCTGCCCTCATAGGAACTCAGCCCCTGGTGCTCAACTTCTAACCCCCTtgcttctgctttctgactgaTGGGGTTATAGGTGTACCACCTCATCTGGTCATGTGGTACTGAGTTTAGACTCCAGGactcaagcactctaccaactgggctacatccccagcccaataCTACCGTTGGTTTGTAAAAGTGAAAGTCTTGTTACCACGGAGAAAAATCACAGCATAAAACCAGGAATTGTTGGAAAAGAAGGGCGACAAAGTTGCATGCATGACCATGCTTCCCACCCCAAGGACAGGACAGTTACCGTCACCCAGCAAGCAAGACAGATAGGACACAAGAGTCATGCTGGGCTGCATGCACAGGCTCTCTGAAGTCAAGCACAGCACTCCAGGCAGCCCGCACTCACATAGAATTCTAGCAGGGCCTTGGGGTTCAGGCTGAGGGAAGGCAGGTCACCGACAGAGTGGTTGTGGTGCAGCGTGGCAAAGAAAGTGTCCCGCAAGGCACTCAAGACAGACAGCCGCAACCATCTCTTCAGAAATCAGGGCGAGATGGGGAAGTTAGGGGGAAGCAGCAGGTTAACGGTCTCCCTCAGTAGTTAGCAGAAGTTAGTCATCAATGAAGTCAAGCAGGTGTCCTTCATATACACTTGAAAAGATTAACGTCCAAGAATGCCTGGAAAACCTACATGCCATTTCCCAGCCAAAGGTGAAGTAGAGtgagggagagacaggcagaggaaGCCAGCCCTGGACTCAGAGGGCCAGTGTGTCTCAGCACATGGCATCCTCAGTCACCACACAACTTGGGTGACTCTAGGAATCACTTCTtctcatgtgtttatgtgtggtaCGCATGCGGGTATAGCTGTATGTGCGTGTTTATATGCATGGGCGAggaggcccaaggttgatatCAGGAATCTTCCTTGATCACTTTCTCACCTTATTCCCCAAGCAAGGCAAGTTCTCtccatcaaacccagagctctagGATATGGCTAGCCTCACCAGCCAGCCTGCTCTGGACATCCCATCTCAGCTTTTTCCAGGCGGGAATCACAGGTGGGCCGTCACGCCCACCCAGCATTTATGAATGTTTTGGccatccaaactctggtcctcacgctAGCAGATAAAACAATTGAACTCTAAGCCACCTCCCCTGTTCTTGAAAAGCTCTGCTGTGAGTGTGAAACATTTCAAATTCTACCACAACTCCCCAGCCTTATCATTTCTATGCCAGAAGTCACACTGAACTTACGAAGAAGGAGTGGTCTTTGAAGGTAGGTGTTTCTGGGGTGCCTTGGCTGTACATGGACATCCTCCGCTGGAGAGCGGCTGTCTTGTTCCCGGGGCCCGACGATGGGGTTGTGTCCTCCACATCAAAGGGGCTGTAAAACAGTAGATTCTTAGGTCAGCAGAGCTGTTACAATCGCCTATCATCACGGCATGTGGAAGATGGCTTCTCATTGTGACAACGTCAGCTCAGACCGGTGGGGACGGGGCTGGTTTGGATCAAGCTAGGTTGTcaggaaatagaaagagaaaacgcAGTTGGGGTGTGGCCACGGCTCCATGCTGATCCTGTGGTTCACACACCAGCCCCGAGCTTTAGCCGTCAGCATCTGCTTTTCTACGAGGCTTTTCTACGAGGAACTTACTACCAGGTGATTTCCAGGTTCAGCTTGATGGTGCCGAGGTCATTGATGTCAACAGCCACCACCTGGGGGCGGGCTGCAAACAGTTCTTTGGTCTCACAGGTCACACTGCCCACCAGGATGTGAGTTGCCAGTCCTTTGAGTTCTGTGACCTGgtagagagggaggcaggagacaAGGAGGAATagtctattattttccttttccgTAGTCAATTGACTGCTTATTTCAGAAATACATCTGACaaggtattttaaaaagtattactCTGTTCCAGTTACTTTGTCTCCTGTCTTGGAGAGCAGTTCAAGTAGAAGAGGCTTTGCACagactgtgtatgtgtatgggatgGAGGGTCCCCACCCGGGGATCACTGGGCCACCACACCAGGAAGGACAACAACAATGCCACTGTACCTTGATGGAAATGAGCCCAACTATGAGGGGCAAGAAGACCGTTTCTTCTCCATCCCAGCTCTGTTTACCGTTCACTTCTATTTTGCCCTTCAGTTTCCACCTCTGCCGGCCATACTTCATGAAAATCTGGGGTGAAGACATTAGGCAGCCTCATGCTCCACCAGACTCCACTCTCTCTCCCAGTCGCCAAGATCCAAGGGCCAGGAAATAGGCACCCGCCCTTcattcctcttcccaccccctagGCTGGGTTCTCAGTGGAGCCCAGGAGGAGTGTGGAGGAGGTTTAATTtaattgatttgtttatttacttgaaacagggtctcactatgtaactctggttagcctggaactcactaagtagatcaggctggcctgcaaactcacagaactccacCTGCCTCCGACTCTTGGGCTTTATTGTTATAGGCATATTGTCGGCACATCTGGCCTAGTCAAGGGGTGAATTCTGCTTCTCTAGCTGAGGGTATGGAGGTTTCTTTAGTAAGAGATCATAGCAGTGGCTGGAGACTCGGCTCTGTggctaagagcactcgctgctcttgcagagggctgaggtttggttcccagcacacacgttATGGTTTATAACTACCTTtattccagttccaaaggatccaaaaccctcttctggcctctgcaggcaccaggcacccacatggtgtacagacatacatgcaagcaagcactcatacatataaaataaaaataaatctacacaGGTATTTTAAAAAGCGCTCATAACTGGGCgttggtggttcatgcctttgttcccagcacttgggaggcagacacaggtggatctctgagttcaaggccagcctggtctacagattgagttccaggacagctaggattacatagagaaaccttgttttgaaaaacaaaacaaaataaaataaaataaaataaaataaaataaataaaaagaggtcaTAGCCCTGTGTCAGTCTGCCCAGGCATGTGCAACTTGTCTTTGTCCATCCTGCATCATGACATCAGCCCTAAGAACTTGCTCTCCGCTGACACCAGCTCCTTTAGAAAGATAAGAACCATCTCCACTTCCATATGCAGCCAGCAAGGAGAAACAAAAACTTCTTCCTCTGATGACCTTCCATTCTCTGGCGGAGGAGGGCAGCTGGCGTGAAAGGACCTTAGGGCCTCTGCCAGGAGATGATCAAAGTATTGTGCATGTGCTCTTTTGAAGAAGGAAAAGACAAAGGCCTTTTCACTTCATGAAGGtttgggttgttttggttttgagacatagtcttctgtgtgtctcaggctctctgtccctctctctggttttttgagatagggtttctctaggaagccccggctgtcctggaactctctttgtagactagactggtctagaactcacagagatccacctgcctctgcctcccgagtgctgagatgaaaggcgtgtgccaccactgcctggcaaggctCAGGCTATCTCAAACTGGCATAAGCTTCAGGTATAAGCTaccatgcacttttttttttttaataaagaaaactctAATCAGGTGTTGGTCATGTCCAACCTTTGGACATGGTCGGATGATACTGTCATACACAAAGTTCACACTCAAGAACTGTGCAATTGAGTTATCAAaaatttccacacacacacacacacacacacacacacacacacaactatctCCTAATGTCTGATGTTTATGATTTTGTGTCAGGCCATATTCGTATCCTTGGCTGCATGCGGTCCACAGGTCATGAGCTGGACATGCCTGGTAGCTGCGTTTCTTTTACAATCGTAAGACTTTGAATCAGTCTTGATCCTAGAATAGATCTTAGATCAGAAAGAAAAACTGCTACAATGTAAACTTTTGGAGCACTTGGGAGACTATGACTGTAGACTATCAGAAGGCATTTCCTGAAGAGGCAATGCTAAATttgtgatttatttgtttgtttgcttgtttttcgagaaagggtttctctgtatagctttggagcctgtcctggaattcattctgtagaccaggctggcctcgaactcatagagatccgcctgcctctgcctcccgagtgctgggattaaaggtgtgagcaccAGCTCCCTGCCGCCATGCTAAATTTGTGAGTGTTAAGGATTGTCCAGCGCTTGTGTGAAAGATTGTCCTTTCAGTGTTGAGAGAAGAGCTTAGGGATGAAGGGTTGGGACTGGCAGTGAGCAGAGTGACATCAGCATGGTAATGATGGGGTATATGGGACTGTCATGTTCCATATGTGAGAGCTCTGAGAGACCCTCCAAACTTTCTCACTGGCTCGAAGTGTTCAAAgacaaattaagcaaaaataacCGCACCCAGGCCTGGTAGAGTGTGCCTGACATcctagctgaggcaggaggatcccaagtttaaggctagcctgagcaactTTAGGAaatactgtttcaaaaacaaaaagtagggGTGGAGGAATAGCTTAATCATTAAGAGCAcatggtgctcttgcagaggacgtgagttcagttcccagcacccacaccaggaggctcacaactgcctgcaactcaaGCTCTGGTCTCTGCAGGACCTGCACTCCTGTGCATATAcctagacagacacagacacagacacagatgcagacagacagacagacagacacacacacacaatattttttttttaaaagtgaaacatTGACTGAAGATGTAGTtcaatggcagagcacttgcttagtgcgcacaaggtcttgggttcagttcctagtaccaaAACAGTAGCagccacagcaacaaaaacaaaaaacaaaactgtagccAGCCCCTGCCCTTCAAGCCCTCAGTGCCACCACATAGACCCACATCTTACTTACTTCATATTGGTCTCCAGGACAGAGGCGAGCAAAGCCAGCCAGACCTGTAAGCAAGAGATTGGGCTGTGAGACAGAGAACACATTTCCCTTCTTTAGAGAGGGATTTGTCACAGGTTAAAACCTCAAGTAATATGTGAAACTGGAGA
This sequence is a window from Peromyscus eremicus chromosome 5, PerEre_H2_v1, whole genome shotgun sequence. Protein-coding genes within it:
- the Ripor2 gene encoding rho family-interacting cell polarization regulator 2 isoform X2, with protein sequence MLVGSQSFSPGGPNGIIRSQSFAGFSGLQERRSRCNSFIENASALKKPQAKLKKMHNLGHKNNNTPKEPQPKRVEEVYRALKNGLDEYLEFHQTELDKLTTQLKDMKRNSRLGVLYDLDKQIKTIERYMRRLEFHISKVDELYEAYCIQRRLQDGASKMKQAFAASPASKAARESLSEINRSYKEYTENMCTIEAELESLLGEFSVKMKGLAGFARLCPGDQYEIFMKYGRQRWKLKGKIEVNGKQSWDGEETVFLPLIVGLISIKVTELKGLATHILVGSVTCETKELFAARPQVVAVDINDLGTIKLNLEITWYPFDVEDTTPSSGPGNKTAALQRRMSMYSQGTPETPTFKDHSFFSNLPDDIFESGKAAEGKRPLSLSFSDLQDGDCVFTSSSATSPSSSHSAHPEITITPAELTRGSLSSQNEGTEDSSSASSRNSLGEDQEPKSHAKSDMVELRKSSVAAGSRAESLFLENSVAEALLQESDEASELKPVELDTFEGNITKQLVKRLTSAEGPIATEKLVFEGSVGSESEAGRSFLDGSLEDAFHGLFLALDPHKEQYKEFRDLNQEVTHLDDVLKDAKHLEDQRLNDAASRTEITEGE